The Nicotiana tabacum cultivar K326 chromosome 5, ASM71507v2, whole genome shotgun sequence sequence TTGTAGATAGCGAAAGCTTGGTTGAGAACCTTAAGACATGGTATGGAGAGTTAGCCAAGAATTCAGAGGAACCTCCTTTTGATGCTCCTTTTGAATTAGTAGATCTTCAAAAGTTTGATTATGCTTTGGAAGGAGTTCCATTTCAGCAGCTGGTTCGAATCCCTAGTGCAATCTATGATTCGGCTTCTGGCGCTGTGGAAGCAACTGCTTATCTTGCCCTTGAAGATTTTCTTCATGCAAGTGTGAAGGGTTTGATCGGAACAAACCCTATTATTtgtaaaagaaagaaacaaaagaagactaaaagaagtagaagaagacaAAGAGAAAAAGcaagaatgaaaagaaagaaaacgagggaagaaaggaaaaggaaaagttGGTGGGCTGCAAATGTGAAAGAATGAATTTGGCGCGTAGTTTGCGGTGTTATCCTGCCACGTATTCACATTCGCTGAAAATAGACGCTCTGCCTATAAATAGGTATTCTCTTGTTCAGTTGTAGATCATCACACAAATTCTTCTCtctctcaatatcaataaagCTATTCTCTGTACggccgtggagtaggcaaaaattgccGAACCATGTAAATCTTGTATTTTCTTGTCTTGTAcaatttattgcttttctctttaaatatatttttcctttCTATTAGCCTGACACGCATCCCACCAACTGGTATTAGAGCACAGACAATGTAATTTTCGTAGAAAAGTACGGTATTGGTGCAAGTACTATTCACAATAATAGTGCGACACTATTGATCATCAATATTAACACTATTCACAATAGTGAAGTATTATTCATTAATAATGATAGTACTGATCACCAATAGTGAGTATTGTCTACTTTATACGGTTGAGACATTTTCCTACACAGAGTACTATTCGCGGTTACTattcacataaaaaatatttttttggtgaAGAAATAGCATCGGAAGAAGGAAAAGTTAAAGATTGACAAGTTTAATGGCAAAGATTTTGGATTCTGGAAAATGCAAATAGAGGATTATTTGTACCAGAAAAATTACAGTTACCTCTGACCGAGGTAAAACCAGAGAATATGGCCAAAGCGAATTGGGATCTATTAGATCACCAAGCTTTTGGCGTGATTCGTTTGACGCTGACACGAAATGTAGCGTTTAATATCATTAACAAGAAGATCATTGCAGGCCTGATGAAGGCGTTATCAAATATGTACGAGAAGCCATCtgcttcaaataaagtctatttgatgTGTAGACTTTTCAACCTAAAGATGACAGAAGGTGGATCTATCACGGAACATATCAATGAGTTTAATGTaatattaactcagttgagttctgTTAATATAACATTTGATGACGAAGTTAGGGCGTTGCTTCTACTATCATCTCTACCATAGAGTTGGTCCGCAAGAGTAATTGCAGTTAGCAGTTCATCGGGAAGGACCAAACTCAAATTGGATGATATCATAGACAGTTTTAAATGAATATTCACCGGAGAGAATCAAGTGATTCCCTAGGATCTGCTTTTTAATACCGAAAGCAGGGGAAGAAACAACCAAAGAGGTCAAAGTCATGGTCGTGACAGATCAAAGTCAAGGAGAAAGGGGCAATCCAAAAATCGCAAAGGCATTACTTGTTGGAATTCCGATAAAAAGGGTCACTACAGTAGTCAGTATAGAgaaccaaagaagaagaaagatgaaaatTCAGCAAATGTAATTGCTGAACAAGTTGGTGATGTACTAATTTTGTATGCAGATAGTCCAGTCGAATCTTGGATTCTGGACTCAGATGCATCCTTTCACTCTACCTCATGCaaagaattattgcataattatattgCTGGAAAATTTAGGAAGCTTTATCTAGCAGACGGCGAACCTTTAGATATTGTCAAGAAAGGTGAAGTCCATATAAAGACTTCATAAGGCACGCTATGAAAATATCAAAATGTCCGACATGTTCCTGGCCTCAAGTAAAATCTGATATCCATGGGTTAGATTGATAGTGAAGGATACACAACAGTATTTTGTAACAGATCGTGGAAGATAAACAAaagaaatttggttgtggcacgaggcTTCAAGAAAGGAACACTGTATACAACCGCAATACAGAGAGATACTATAGCAACAATTGACCATGGCGTGACACAATATTGTGGCATCGAAGGGTCGGGCATATGAGTGAGAAGGAAATGAAGTTGTTGGCATCCAACGAAAAGTTACCTAACCTCAAGCATGTTGAACTAGGTTTATGCGAAGATTGCATTTAcgggaaacaaaagagagttagCTTCTCAAAGGCGGGAAGGACGCCAAAGAAAGAGAAGTTGGAACTAATGCATACAGAGGTGTGGGGACCAGCTCTTGTAACTTCTTTGGGAGGCTCATGCTATTAtgtcaccttcattgatgattccaCGAGAAAGGTAtgagtttattttctgaaaaataaatctgATGTGTTTGTTACCTTTAAAAGATGGAAAGCTGAAGTTAAAAATCAGACAAGCCTAAAGTTAAAATGTCTAAAGTCTGAcaatggatatgagaatgggatcagaatgattaagacagttcctggaacatTGGAACAAAATGGCGTTGCTGAGAGGATGAACAGAATCCTGAGTGAACGAGCCAAAAGTATGAGAATGCATTCTGGGTTGCCGAAGTATCTTTTGGCCGAGGCTGTTCACATGACAACTTACCTCATAAACAGGGGACCCTCTGTATCactaaattttgaaattcctgagGAGATATGGACAGGAAAGGAGGTAACTCTCTCACCTATGAAAATCTTTGGTTGTGTTGCTTATGTGCATGTAAACTCTAATGATAGAGATAAGCTTGATCCTATAGCCAATAAATGTTTCTTTATTGGTTATGGTGATGATAATTTCGGTTATCGATTTTGGGATGATCATAATAGAAAGATCTTAAGACACAGGAATGCTACATTCAATgaaaatgtgatgtacaaggacaaGCTTGGTGTAGAACCAACCAGCAGCAGCAGACAAGCATTTGAAACAATTGATTAGAAGAAATCTCAGAAAATAAAGTGGCTAGGGATTATAACTGATtctgaaattaaagatgaagaACGAGAAGCCGAATCTGGATCAGAATTAGATGTAGAACCAAATCTGGAGGCAGCACTTGAATCAATTTCGAAATCAGTTAATCCTGAACCTATATTAAGGAGATCTAAAAGAGTCATGAATGCTccagataggttaactctctctttctctccacTATTTACTTCTGACTGATGCTGGagaattagagcattttgttgaagcaatgcaGGTGATGAACTCTGATAAGTGGAAGCCaaccatgaaagaagagatgaattctcttCGAAAGAATAAAATATGGATACTTACAGAGTTACCAAACGGAAAGGAGGCATTGCAGAACAAGTGGATGTACACGGTTAAGGAAGAGCATGACGGTAAGAAGAGATATAAAGCATGACTAGTAGTAAAAGGCTTTCAACAAAAAGAAGGAATTGACTATACCGAGATCTTCTCTCTTgtagtcaaattaactactatcagGTTGGTGCTAAGTATTGTAGCTGCAGAAAATTTGCATTTGGAGCAGCTAGATGTTAAAATTGCTTTCTTGCATGGTGACCTTGAAGAAAACATCTACATGAAGCAACCCGAAGATTTTCAAGTTTCTAGTAAAGAAAACTTTGTGTGtaagttgaagaagaatttgtacATTTTGAAACAAACTTCCCGacaatggtacaagaaatttgatggattcatgcataacaatggtttcaaacgaTATGAGATGGACTGTTGTTATATCAAAAATCTTGACAAATCCTATATCATTTTATTGTTgtacgttgatgatatgctaattgcaAGATCTAGCATAAATGAGATCAACCAGGGTTAAGCAACAACTGGTGGAGGAGTTcgaaatgaaagacttaggaccagctaagcaaatgcttgggatgagAATGAGCAGAGACAGGTCTGAAGGAACCTTAAAGTTGTCTCAAGAAAAGTACATAGAGAAGGTACTAGTAGGTTCGATCTTCATGATGCAAAGACCAAAAGCACTCCACTCGGAAGCCACCTTAATCTGTAAAAGGACCAATCACCTAAGATATGAAGAAAGGAAGTATGTGTCTAAAGTTCCATATGCTTCAGcagtaggaagtttgatgtatgctatggtttgcactagacctgACATAGCCCATGCAGTTGGAGTTGTCAGTAGATACAAGTCAGATACTGGAAAGGAGCATTGGGAAGGTGTAAAATAGATATTGCGATATCTCAAAGGCATCTCAGGTATGACACTTTGTTTTAAAAGGAGCAATATTATCTTTCAAGGTTTTGCTGATGCAAATTTAGGCGGCGATCTGGATAGTCGAAAAAGTACCACAGGCTACGTGTTCACCTTGGGTGGTACTGTTGTTAGCTGGATGTCCAAACTTCAGAAAAGTGTTGTTCTATCTACCACTGAAGTAGAGTACATGGCAATATCAAAAGCTGGAAAAGAGATGATTTGGCTCAAGAATCTTCTTAAAGAGCTAGTAAAGAGTAGGACAATTGTGAGCTTTTTAGCGATAGACAGAGTGCAATTCATCTTACCaagaatccagtgtttcatgcaaGATCGAAGCATATCCAGATGAGGTATCATCATATCCGAGAGTTGATAAGTGAAGGAACTCTTTCCCTACAGAAGATACTAGGATCAAAGAATCCGTCAGATATGTTAACCAAATTTGTCGGTGTTGACAAACTGAGGCTGTGCACCGCCTCAGTTGGCCTTCAAAACTGATAATGTGAAGGCGTCACACTAGAGAATAGTACTTTTTTTATTGTAGTATGGGTTTGAAGGGGAGATTATCTTTGCAATTCTTGGATTGTCCTCTTCCTCTTTGCcattgaacttgtcaatcttaACCTTCCCTTCTTCTGACGTCATTTCTTCACAATATGTATCAACTGTATAAGGTGGACAACACtcactattatatatatatatatttcttttataACCGCAAATAGTAACCACGAATAATACTCTGTATAGGAAAAATGTATCAACTGTATAAGGTAGACAACACTCACTATTGGTGTACAATACTATCACTATTAATGAATAATACTTCACTATTGTGAATAATGTTAGTATTGATGATCAATAGTGTCGCACTATTATTGTGAATAGTATTTGCACCAATACCGTACTTTTCTACCAGAATTACACTGTCTGTGTtttgataccagttgttgggaagcGTGTCAGGCTAATAGAAAGGGAAAAACATATTTAaagagaaaagcaataaattaCACAACACGTGATAAGATAAGATTTATATGGTTCAGCTATTTTTGTCTACTTCACGGCCACATAAAGAATAGttttattgatattgagagagaaagaagaattTGTGTGATGATCTACAACTAAAAAAGATAATGCCTATTTATAGGCAGAGCGTCTGCCGAAAAAAAAAGTTTTCAGCGAATGCGATTACGCGACAGGTTGGCACCACAAATTACGCTCCGAATTCTTTCTTTCACATTTGCAGCCCACCAACTTTGGCTTTTCCTTTATTCTcccattttctttattttcattcttGCTTTTTCTCTTTGTCTTCTTCTACTTTTttttgtcttctttcttttctttctcttacaGTAAATAGGGTTTGTTCCTATCAGGGCTTATGGGAGGCATTTTGGGGTCAGGATGAACCTATGCCTTTCTATGTTTCTAGTATCTACAATTCAAACTTGAGATTCTACTAAGCCGAGAAAGCCATTGCTAAAAGGAGACTTGAAGGTCTTTGTGCTTATACTGTAATGCTAAAGAACCCAAAGCATCCACAAGGGAAGTGGGATGATATTCTGGAACTTGCTATTCTAAGGCCTGGTATTGGAACCCGTGCTACAATAGAGAATGACAGTAAGCCTCCTATCTCAGTTTTAGGTGAAGCTTTATTCTTTACGCTACGTGTATTGCTTGCGAAAAGCCTCAGCAAATACAATGTTCCTCTCAGTTTGAATTATGTTTTTGTTATTTTAGTTGGCTCTCAATGTGGTGGGTCATGAAAGTTGAAGGAGATATAACCAAGTCGGAAATGGATGTGTTAGATACTACCAAGTTGTCACACACTATAAGTATAATTAATTTCTTTAATACTACCTATCTTTTTAATTATCAGGTCAATAAATAAAATCTTAGTTTTTGTTGCAATCATTAGATCTAACATTTAAATTCTACTCCCTCCGATCACTTTTACTTGGCTtatatactaaaaatagattttcatttttacttgtcactttaagagaatgacaatttttttttccagttatacccacaatatttattactcatttcaaatcatttttttaaatccaataaaatatgcatcaattaatatgagtatcatgataaattatgcacttcatttatcaTTTCTTAAGaggcgtgaaaagtcaaaacgtgtcaagtaaaagtgaacggagggagtataagttTTATTTGACGACGGAAACAATTTTTTTATATAAGTGTGTGTCTGCATGTGTGCATGTGGTTAAATTCTTTCTGTTAGATATATGTGCAACACACTATAACTACAATTAATTCAACTTTAAGACTTAACTGAACAAAGTTAAATAAACCTAAACCACAAAAACAAGAACTTTTAAAAACTTTAAGGTAAAACTTTTGACATTGATGGATTGCAGCATAACGGAATAAGAATATACCCTAAACTCCAAACACAAGTAACACTCACAGTACAACAACTTTCACTAGGATTACAAACACCCAGACACCAAAAACAAGAAACTAGTAGAACAACAATGCGAACATAGATAGGCCTACACAAAAAATCACCAAAACCCTAAAACCACCACAACCCCTAGTTGTTGTTCTCACTAGGATCTGCCTCACCTTCATCACTTTCTCCTCCGTTCCCAGACGTGGATTCAGAGATCACTATAATAGGAGGGGGACCTAATTGACGCGGTGGTTCCATGGACAGATTCTACAAAGTTAACATTGGGGGTTCCTCCACAAGAAGCCTGTGAAGTACATCTTCGTCATTGACGTTCAACTGATTGACACTTCGCATAAGCTCTACAACTGTTTGAAATTCTTTCACtattaaatatttttgtttttaacttAATCAATCGAGATTTCAGTTACATGGTATTATTCATTTTACGACGTTTTCTAACCATGATCCATCAATattttctcatctcaaattcaaatgaGTCTTTCCTTCTATACTTtaacattatattttttttcttttattgtcctTGGTTGTTGTAATTGCATTTGCATGGCGTTTGAATGATTTTTACTTGGCGTTTGGCTCTATGAATGTTTCTTACATTAGGGGAATAGGTTCGAACAACAAACAATTTATTAGTTCCAACTAACATCTTCAAAAAGAATGAGCTGCCTATTTTTCTGTTTTGATAGGGTATTTATAAGCATGAATTGACGGCAGTTTACTCTAAATATTGAATGATTCTTACATGGCATTTGTCTCTAGAATATTTCTTACATTAGGGGAATAGGTTCGAACAACAAACAATTTATTACTTCCAAGTTACAGCTTCCAAAAGAACAATCTGGTTGAATGAGGTGCATATTTTTCTGTTTTGATGGGGTATTGTAAGCATGAAATGACGGTAGTTTACTCTTAATAAACACTCCTTACATACTATGTTTCATCTACTAATGAATTGAACAATTGTGGCCAAAATGTCAAATCAGCAATTTGAATTTACAGCTCCATTGACCTTCTATAAAATGCTCTTACATGCAAGCATCTATTTAAAATACTTACTTAACTATTTACGATATTCCTTGCAATGGTTAGCTACATCTAACATGGATTCAACACCACCCGAGTACACCATTAACAGAAAACCTAAACCTATGGCCTCCCCATCAAGTCTACAATAAATGTTCGAGAACCAGACCAGAGTTTGGATGCAACTCAGGGATGAAGTTGTAGACCTTATGCGAAGGGTCAATCAGGTGAACGTTAATGATGAAGATGTACTTCACAGGCTTCTTGTGGTGGAACCCCCACTGTTAACTTTGTTCAATCTGTCCATGGAACCGCCGCGTCAATTCGGTCCCCCTCCAATTATAGTGATCTCTGAATCCATGTCTGGGAACGGAGGAGAAGGTGATGAAGGTGAGGCAGATCCTAGTGTGAACAACAACTAGGGGTTGTGATGGTTTTAGGGCTTTGGTGATTTTTTGTGTAGGCCCTATCTACATTTTGTTCTTCTTGTTTTTGGTGTCTGGGAGTTTGTAATCCTAGTGAATGTTGTTATACTGTGAGTGTCACTTGTCTTTGGGGTTTAGGGTATGTTCTTATTCCGTTACACTGCTGCTATCTAACAATGTCAAAGTTTTatcttaaattttttaaaagttcTTATTTTTGTGGTTTAGGTTTATTTAACTTTGTTCAGTTAATTCTTAAAATTGAATTAATTGTAGTTATAGTGCGTTGCACATATATCTAACAGAAAGAATTTAACCGCATGCACATTGCGCACACAAAAActtatataaatttttttttatttcagtcATTAAATAAAACTTATAGAATTTAAATGTTAGATCTAATGATTTCAACAAAAACTTAGACTCTATTTATTGATCCGGTAATTAAAAAGATAGGTGCCATTAAAAAACTTAATCGTAGTTATAGTGCGTTGCACATATAGTGAGTGGATTAAAAATAATGCTTTAATTGCAATTTCCCGTACTGATAAAATCTGGAACAAGCTTGAAAATGCTAATTGGGGAGATATTGGTGCTTTACAGGTACTTTTTGCTACTTtccactcaatcactcagtacgcTGGAATGTCAAAGAACTCAGTTGAAGATTTGGCTGCTGAACACAGCTCTCGTCTTCAAGCAAGAAGTGAAAGGCAATTGGGCGATAGCAGATCGAATGGAAATTAAATGGTTTATTTCGCTTCGAGCATCATAGTGCTTCACCTGAAATCATGAAGAATCCGTCGCTTTGGTATCTGAAAAGTCCATGAAGCTGGAAGTAGGTTCTGTCTTGTTGATAGAAGATTCAAACTGGAAGAAGGGTTATCAGATCAACTAAGGCTTTGTTTCTGTATGTACTTCTCAGCTGAAACCAGCATGGGAAGATATGAAGCATATGGTTCTGTCTTGTTGATGGAAGATTCAAACTGGAGGTTCTACTGCTTGTTCAGTTGTTTGTGCAGTTCGTTGGAACGAAGACCGTTGAAGTTATCGGCATTGAGTTGTTACATATATGTATTTTTCTTACAAATTTTATTATTGTAAAGATAGGAATTAGTGAGATTGCACTCAACTGTGTGATTGTTTTGCTTACGGATATGGACTTGTAGGACACTGCTCAAGAAATCATTCTATATCTGTAAATGGAATATATCCTTCATCACTTTATGAAACTCCATGGTTGAGTTGAAATAGTCAATGAATCATTattcttttgttcactagcattGCTATTTCTTGCTTATAATAAAGCTCTTCTTGCTGTTTGCTTTCTGCTAAGTAAAATATTTGGGCTGGAAAGCAATGGATGCATTGTTTCCCAGGTTGTCAAAATTTATGCTGGCAAATCTAGATTTgctccttttttgttttgttttgtagaaTTTAGTTTAGGAGACAAGTAAAATCTCTTCATTCCGTGATTTGATGAATTATCTCAAAATTTTATGTTGAATTTGTAGGCGTATACATGTATCTGAGTAAAACAATTGAGTCCCCGTTAACGGCCTAATGTCCGCTTCGCGTACTATAATCATTTCCTTTCTTCATATGTTTATTCAAGGAATTTTTACACCCTATAGAAAACCTTAGtaccctatttattttaaataaataccattttaaaatattacatcctatagataccttttatactttatagccaaatatctaattatagttacatcctatatttaaggcaccatatatgctaaataatatttttctctctcctttgTTGATGGAAACAAAGAATCTGAATCAGCGTACTCATTATGTATTCGTGTCTTTGACCACTTTGTTGGAGTTTTCAGACTGCAACAACTGAGGAAAAACACTCACCTGCTTTTATTCAAACTCATCAGCAATGGCTGCAAGCACCTGCAGTAAGAAAGAGAACTCTTTAACTCTTTTCTGCCATGCCCAACAACAGTTACAATCGCCTAGGGTAAGTGTAATTCGTTGATTTTGATAGACGAAGAGCAATTGGTTCAACTGTAGCGGCTCAATTCTGCTTGGCAGTGGTCGTCGAAGTAGGGTTCACAGCTTTTGCGTAATTCATTGCTTCGTTTGTGGGATTTGAGGGCTGGGGATTGTTTGTAGTTGTTGTAGGAGGTTGGGCAGATGTGTTAAGGGGCTGACCAGCCGGAATTAATGGCTGGCCGCCGGCCGGTGAAGCCATCAGGCTGCTTCTCTCTCTAGATCGCCCAAATCGCCtatttgtattcagttgtattcgaaTGTATATTTCAgttgtattcacatgtattcagaTGAATTAAGTTGTAATTAGTTATATTCAACTATTTTATTCAGCAGaagttagttgtattttgttgcattcaagagttttattcagctgtattcagttgtattttgttgtattcaagtGTTGTATTCAGATGAATtaagttgtattttgttgtattcaactgtatacAGTTCTACTCAACTgtattattcatatgtatttctctTTATTCAGCTATACTCTTTATtatgtatctttcaaatacaGATTAATGAGGGATCGTTTTAGTTcattgagttaaattaggagaatatcatgtgatttgatttccttagttcgtggagttaaattaggagaatatcatgtgatttaATTTCCTTAGTTCGtggagttaaattaggagaatatcatgtgatttgatttccttCCGTTTTTAACCAGTTTAACCTTCTGTATTTAACGTTAATGCCGCTTGAATACAGCTAAATACATGTCAAACTTAGCTGGAATTCCAGTTTTTACGCctatttttttggttgtattaatgaatacaacagcttaaatacatgaaatacattgtataaaaacataaaaagtATCTATAACACATAATATAGCAAAGGGTATCTATAAATGACAAATTAGACCTAAAAGATggtgctttatgaaaaattcCCTTTATTCAAACTTATTATGTATAGCTCTCATTGTTTATACTTTTCAGTGATCAATGTAGCTAGAAGCTTAGTATACAGTCAACTTAGGTGTAAAGTATAATGCACTATTTTGATGTAGTGTTACTGTTTGGTTTTTAGACAATTGGAATGTCCATGTGGTGCAGGGCTGATCATTGATCAAGGTGA is a genomic window containing:
- the LOC107781483 gene encoding uncharacterized protein LOC107781483, which translates into the protein MEDRESVESRTKKSSISSGGRVQEREEFLRRFVDSESLVENLKTWYGELAKNSEEPPFDAPFELVDLQKFDYALEGVPFQQLVRIPSAIYDSASGAVEATAYLALEDFLHASVKGLIGTNPIICKRKKQKKTKRSRRRQREKARMKRKKTREERKRKSWWAANVKE